DNA from Chroicocephalus ridibundus chromosome 23, bChrRid1.1, whole genome shotgun sequence:
tcctgaTTCCACCCAGCATCCTAACACCCCCCAGCATCCTAAAGCTCCCCAGAATCCTAACTTTCCCTAGCATCCCAAAGTCCTCCCAGCATCCTAATTCCCCCCAGCATACCAGGGCCCCCCAACATCCCAAAGCTTCCCCAGCATCCCaactccccccagcatcccaaggCTCTCCAGCATCCTaactcccaccaccaccccaaggCTCCCTAGCATCCTAACTTTCATGAGCATCCCAAAGCCCTCCCAGGACCCTAATTCCCCCCAGTATTCCAgggccccccagcatcccaaagcTCCCCCAGCATCCTAACTCCTCCCAGCATCCCAAGGCTCCCCAGCATCCCAAGGCCACCCCAGCATCCCAAAGTCCTCCCAGCATCCCAAGGCCACCCCAGCATCCTAACTCCCCCCAGCATCCTAACTaactccccccagcatcccaactAATTCCCCCCAGCATCCTAACTAACTCCCCCCGGCATCCCAAGACTCCCCAGCATCCTaactccccccagcatcccaaggCTCCCCAGAATCCCAAGGCCACCCCAGCATCCCAAAGTCCTCCCAGCATCCCAAGGCCACCCCAGCATTCTAACTCCCCCCAGCATCCTAACTaactccccccagcatcccaagaTCCCCCCGGCATCCCAAGGCTCCCCAGCATCCTaactccccccagcatcccaaggTCCCCCCGGCATCCCAAGGCTCCCCCCAGCATCCTAACTCCTCTGAACATCCCAAGGCCCCCGAGAGAGAGCAAAGCCTTGGGAAAGGCTGGGCACGCCGCGGCGGGGCGAGACACCCTCCAGTGCACTTTCTGCACAGAGGACATTCCTGTCCCCacctccgccccccgccccaggtctCACCtcaaaaaacaagaaagaagcaGTCTgagggttgggttggtttttttttttttttcttccccggTCATAATTAAAAAGGACTCACCCTTCCGAGCCCTTTCTATCCCGGGAGGTCGAGAAgaaagagaggggaggaaggggaaaaccctgaaagaaaagagaggaagggcttgggaaggagaagagaaggagggaggggggagaatggGACGGGGAAAAAATTAAAGCGGAGATTACACAAAGGGAACTCCTCTACCTTTGAAGCTTTGGCTAAattggggagggggcggcgggggtaGGGAGGGTCCGGACCCAGTCGGCCCCTTTCTCAAAGCCCTCTCCTTTCAAGAATGTCTCGAATTCCTGGGGAAACAAGGAGCCGGGGGTTGTGGGGCCGAAGgaaacaggagggggaaaaaaaaaataaaaaaattaccccGACAGCTCGGCTAATTCCTGTCCGCCACACCTGGGCAGGCAGCGCCGGCCGCATTGTTCGGCCGTAATTGCTGGGTgttgcatttctcttctgctttaaaGCTTCATTTAACTCAAACTGTTATAATtttctccccacagcccccctcaccccagcacagtgtgtcccccccccatcatTATGCTGGCGGGGCTTTGTAGGGGCTGGGTGAGCCCCGGTTAAGGGATTACATCCTCCCCATGGTCCGGCCGCCACCTCCCAGGGCATTGTCGGCGGGGAAAGCAATTATGGGGAGGATGGGACGGCACGGGCTGGGGGCACCGACCTCGGGGCCTGGAGGGACAGCCCGACCGGCGGCCACCGAGGGGTGGGCGAGCTGGTGGCCCCGGGCCAGGGGAACAGCGGGTACCCGGCTGGGTACCCCCACAGGGCATCACCTTTGATGGGTACCATGCTGGGTACCCCCACGGGACATCACCTTTGATGGGTACCATGCTGGGTACACCCACAGGGCATCACCTTTGATGGGTACCATGCTGGGTACCCCCACAGGGCATCACCTTTGATGGGTACCATGCTGGGTACCCCCACGGGACATCACCTTTGATGGGTACCATGCCGGGTACCCCCACAGGGCATCACCTTTGACAGGGACCACGCTGGGTACCCCCACGGGACATCACCTTTGATGGGTACCATGCTGGGTACACCCACAGGGCATCACCTTTGATGGGTACCATGCTGGGTACACCCACAGGGCATCACCTTTGATGGGTACCAGGCTGGGTACACCCACAGGGCATCACCTTTGACAAGGACCACGCTGCGTACCCCCACGGGACATCACCTTTGATGGGCAGCAGGCTGGATACCCCCACAGGGCATCACCTTTGGCGTGAAGCAGTGGGTACCACGCTATGTACCCCCACGGGACATCACCTTTGACAGGTACCACGCTGGGTACCCCCACAGGGCATCACCTTTGACGGGTACCATGCTGGGTATCGCCACGGGACATCACCTTTGATGGGCAGCAGGCTGGATACCCCCACAGGGCACCACCCTTGGCATGAAGCAGCTGGTACCACGCTATGTACCCCCACAGGGCATCACCTTTGATGGGTACCACTCCGGGTACCCCCACAGGGCATCACCTTTGTCGTGAAGCAGAGGGTACCACACAGGGTACCCCCATGGGACATCGCTTCCAATGCGTACCACGCCAGGTACCCCCACAGGGCATCACCTTTGACGGGTACCATGCTGGGTACCCCCACAGGGCATCACCTTTAACAGGTACCACACCGGCACAGACAGGGACGGGGAACCCCCCGCAGTCGCCACCTTCATCCTCCTGCCACGCAGCATCTCTCCCCGAGCATCGGGTGCTTGCACCCTGGGTCGGTGAGGGTACCCTGTGCCCAGGGGGAGGTGGgtgacccccccatcccagcaggcaCAAAGCCTACGGCAAAACCTCGGCACGGGAACGAAAACTCCCCCAGGCCCCATCAGTCTAGACACTCGCTTTTATTTGCCTCGGGGTTTCCTCCTTTACACAAATAAACTCCAAAGTCTAACTGTTTAGGCCTAAAACCGACGCATAAAGGAAACAGCAGAGCTggtaaaaacacagaaacaaccgaaccaaaaataaaaataacctaaaGGCAGTTTCTCTTTGGCCAGCGGAGCCTGGTGGGCACCCATGCGTGTCCCCACACTGCCAGCGCCCCGGTGCCACCGGGCGAGGGCACAGACCTTCCCCTCCAATAAATAAGGCAGAGACCCCACGGCCGCGGGGATACAAGTGCTGGCCACGGGGTCTGCgtgcccccgcaccccccgcctcccctctgGAGCTgcacagacagacggacagacagacgggCACCCCACGATCCCCACCACCCGTCCGCCCGCGGTGCCCTGCCATCCCTCGCAGGGACGGGCACAGCATCCCACAGTCCCGGGCCTGGGGACAGTCTCCCCATCCCGCTCCGGCGGGGACATCCCGCAGTCTCGTGGCCGGTCCCATCCATCCCCGGCACTCAGAGGGATGTCTGTGGGGATGGGAACGTGGCTGGGGGTCCCAAGCCCTTGGTGGCATGGGGACAAGTCTCCGAGGGGAACGGGCAAAGGCACTGGGTGGTGACGGTGGGTGCCATAGGATGCTCCGGGGACAAAGGGACACCAGTGACCGCGCGCTCCCCAACCTATTGGCCATGCCCAAGAGGAGTATAAAAATAGAGCATCTTTAGAAGAAGAAGTGGGGAAGAAACAGTGCTGGAGGGTGCTGGGACGAAGGGGCAGAGTCTGGCGGGGCCGAAGGCCGCGAGGATGAGGAGGGCAGGGGCGCCGTTACGTGCGGGGGCGAGGGGCGCGGGTGCGGCGGGTGCGGCGGGTGGGGGAGGACGAGCCCACGAACTCGAACTGCTTCTGCCGCTCGGCGTTGTTGGGGAAGGGCAGCTGCCCCCGGTACAGCCGCTTGATGAAGTGGGCTTCCCGCTGGTTCTGGCGGCTGCGGGAGGCTTTGCGGGGCCGGCCCTTGCGGGTGAAGGCCATGTACCAGCCCTCGTAGCGGGCGTTTTGGAAAGCCGTGTAGTTGTTCTCCAGCACGATCTCCGTGAAGATGCAGTCCTTGCTCTTGCCGTtgggctgcgggaggaggaggaggtggtggtggggggcaaTTAGCACCTGCGGGGATGGGGGCTTGGGGACGGGACCCACGAGGTGCTGACAACCCCTTTCCcacctctgccacccccagaccactcctgccacccccctgcccactTTTGCCGCCCCCCAAGACCGTCCTTGCCACCCCCCAAGACCATCCCTGCCGTGTTCACCACGGCGCCAACCCCGATCCGCCAGGACCAGCTCCCCAAAGGCTTCTCCTTGCGGGAGCCGGGCTGAGCATCACGGTGCTGATGGAGGAGAAGGGGGACTGGCAGcttatggggggggggcagggaaagcccccccctcctctccaacACCGCACCCCCTAtgactggggacacggggaccagcTTGGCCGAGCATCCCAGCTCCAGATGCTCCGTGGGATGCCCGGGCTGGGGGATGTCCAGTCGCTCAGCGGGATGCTCTGGGGACTGGGGACACGCAGAGGGTGAGcgttgcggggcggggggggggagtgggacTCACTTTCCCGATGAGCTTGCCCCGCTTGCTCATGCAGATGTACTTCTCGCTCTCGGCCCCCTTGATGCGGACGCGGCTCCCGAAGGTGTCCGTCTCCACGATGAGCTTGGCTGTGAGGAAGGGAGCAAGGGAAAAGTGTCCCACGGGGGGCTGCGAcacccgttcccccccccccccccccaagagctACCGGC
Protein-coding regions in this window:
- the FGF17 gene encoding fibroblast growth factor 17, with amino-acid sequence MQPLSLQNLSICFQLLMFSCQTQGENQPSPNFNQYVRDQGAMTDQLSRRQIREYQLYSRTSGKHVQVNGKRITATAEDGNKFAKLIVETDTFGSRVRIKGAESEKYICMSKRGKLIGKPNGKSKDCIFTEIVLENNYTAFQNARYEGWYMAFTRKGRPRKASRSRQNQREAHFIKRLYRGQLPFPNNAERQKQFEFVGSSSPTRRTRRTRAPRPRT